In a genomic window of Trachemys scripta elegans isolate TJP31775 chromosome 12, CAS_Tse_1.0, whole genome shotgun sequence:
- the LOC117885414 gene encoding olfactory receptor 5A2-like — MTNPEEGNQTVTEFILLGFRTLPELQILLFLLFLLIYTATVAGNILIIVLVVSDQHLHTSMYFFLGNLSCLETCYTSSILPSMLASLLTEDTTISFTGCLTQYYFFCSLVATECLLLSVMSYDRYLAICNPMHYTARMSGTLYLQLAGGSWTGGFLCGGVITLSISQLTFCGPNGIDHFFCDLIPLINLSCSDPQMMEMLIFTLSLIFSLVPFLLTLMSYICIISTILRIPSTTGRQKAFSTCSSHLIVVTIYYGVLLIVYMFPTTDILRDVKKVLSVVYAVLTPLVNPLIYSLRNKEVKEALRKACRKFVFGQH; from the coding sequence ATGACAAACCCAGAAGAAGGAAATCAAACTGtcacagaattcatcctcctgggattcaGGACTCTTCCTGAACTGCAAATCCTGCTTTTCCTGCTCTTTCTCTTGATCTACACTGCAACTGTGGCTGGGAACATCCTCATCATTGTGTTAGTTGTgtctgatcagcaccttcacacctccatgtacttcttcctggggaacttgtcctgcttggagacctgctacacctcctCCATCCTGCCCAGCATGTTGGCTAGTCTCCTCACTGAGGACACAACTATTTCATTTACTGGGTGTCTCAcacaatattatttcttttgctctCTGGTTGCTACAGAATGCCTTCTCTTATCGgtgatgtcttatgatcggtatttagcgatatgtAATCCAATGCACTATACAGCCCGTATGAGTGGTACGTTATACCTCCAGCTTGCAGGTGGCTCTTGGACAGGTGGCTTCCTATGTGGTGGCGTAATAACATTGTCAATATCACAGTTAACTTTCTGTGGTCCCAATGGTATTGATCATTTCTTTTGTGATCTCATCCCCCTGATAAATCTCTCTTGTAGTGACCCTCAGATGATGGAAATGTTGATTTTCACACTCAGCTTGATTTTCTCATTGGTCCCATTCCTGCTTACCTTGATGTCCTATATCTGCATCATTtccaccatcctgagaatcccatCCACCACCgggaggcaaaaggccttttccacctgctcctcccacctcattgtggtgacCATTTATTATGGAGTGTTGCTAATAGTCTATATGTTCCCAACCACTGACATCCTCAGAGATGTCAAGAAAGTTCTCTCTGTTGTCTATGCTGTCCTGACTCCCCTGGTCAATCCCCTCATTTACAGTTTGAGAAACAAAGAGGTGAAGGAAGCCCTGAGGAAAGCTTGCAGGAAATTTGTGTTTGGACAACACTAA
- the LOC117885412 gene encoding olfactory receptor 1020-like: MANPKQGNETSITEFILLGFGTHPDLQILLFLLFLVLYMATMAGNILIIALVVCDQHLHTPMYFFLGNLSCLETCYTSTILPRMLASLLTEDRKISFNGCLTQLYFFCSLVATECLLLSVMSYDRYVAICNPMHYTTRMSGRAWLQLAGGSWIGGFIGNSITTLSISQLTLCGPNRIDHFFCDLIPLITLSCNNPQLMEMLAFTLCLIFSLVPFLLTLMSYICIIVTILRIPSSTGRKKAFSTCSSHLIVVIIYYGTLLIVYMFPMTSILSEFNKVLSVIYTILTPLVNPLIYSLRNKEVKEALRKVCRKFVVEKC, encoded by the coding sequence ATGGCGAACCCAAAACAGGGAAATGAAACGTCCATTacagaattcatcctcctgggattcgGGACTCATCCTGATCTgcaaattcttctcttcctgctgtttctaGTGCTGTATATGGCAACCATGGCCGGGAACATCCTCATCATTGCACTAGTTGTGTGTGATCAGCACCTCCACactcccatgtacttcttcctggggaacttgtcctgcttggagacatgctacacctccaccatcctgcccaggatgctggccagtctcctCACTGAGGACAGGAAAATTTCCTTCAATGGGTGTCTCACACAATTATATTTCTTTTGTTCTCTGGTTGCCACAGAATGCCTTCTCTTATCagtgatgtcttatgatcggtatgTAGCGATATGCAATCCAATGCACTACACAACCCGTATGAGTGGCAGGGCCTGGCTACAGCTTGCAGGTGGCTCTTGGATAGGTGGCTTCATAGGTAATAGCATAACGACATTGTCAATATCCCAGTTAACTTTATGTGGCCCAAATCGtattgaccatttcttttgtgacCTTATCCCCCTGATAACTCTCTCCTGTAATAACCCTCAGCTGATGGAAATGTTGGCTTTCACACTCTGCTTGATTTTCTCACTGGTCCCATTCCTGCTTACCTTGATGTCCTACATTTGTATCATTGTgaccatcctgagaatcccatCCTCCACTGGGAggaaaaaggccttttccacctgctcctcccacctcattgtGGTGATCATTTATTATGGAACTCTACTAATTGTCTATATGTTCCCAATGACCAGCATCCTGAGTGAGTTCAACAAAGTGCTCTCTGTCATCTACACCATCCTGACTCCCCTGGTCAATCCCCTCATCTAtagcctgagaaacaaagaggtgAAGGAAGCCCTGAGGAAAGTTTGCAGGAAATTTGTGGTTGAAAAATGCTAA